A single region of the Sphingomonas sp. LY29 genome encodes:
- the bioB gene encoding biotin synthase BioB → MIRTDWTRDEIAALFDLPFPELVFRAAEAHRAHHAAGEVQLCTLLSIKTGGCPEDCGYCSQSVHADSGLKAEKLMDVDAVLAAAAEAKAAGSQRFCMGAAWREPKDRDMDKVCAMVAGVKAMGLETCMTLGMLTPSQAASLKDAGLDYYNHNIDTSPEHYGDIITTRTFSERLDTLEEVRCAGISVCCGGIVGMGETRSDRVGFIHALATLPRHPESVPVNALVPVKGTVLGDMFAGERLIDDIEFVRTVAVARITMPRSMVRLSAGRESMSEATQALCFMAGANSIFTGDKLLTTANAGDSKDAALFAKLGLVPMSAEEPMRSAVAA, encoded by the coding sequence ATGATCCGTACCGATTGGACTCGCGACGAGATCGCGGCGCTCTTCGACCTGCCGTTTCCCGAGCTCGTGTTTCGGGCCGCCGAAGCGCACCGCGCGCACCATGCCGCCGGAGAGGTGCAGCTTTGCACCTTGCTGTCGATCAAGACCGGCGGTTGCCCTGAAGACTGCGGCTATTGTTCGCAATCGGTGCATGCCGACAGCGGGTTGAAGGCCGAGAAATTGATGGATGTCGACGCGGTGCTCGCCGCGGCGGCGGAGGCCAAGGCGGCGGGGTCGCAGCGCTTCTGCATGGGGGCGGCGTGGCGTGAGCCGAAGGACCGCGACATGGACAAGGTCTGCGCGATGGTTGCTGGCGTCAAGGCGATGGGGCTGGAAACCTGTATGACGCTGGGCATGCTGACGCCGTCGCAGGCCGCTTCGCTGAAGGATGCCGGCCTCGATTACTACAATCACAACATCGATACCTCGCCCGAACATTATGGCGACATCATCACCACGCGCACCTTTTCCGAACGGCTCGATACGCTTGAGGAAGTGCGGTGCGCGGGGATCAGCGTGTGCTGCGGCGGGATCGTCGGGATGGGCGAGACTCGCAGCGATCGCGTCGGGTTCATCCATGCGCTGGCCACGCTTCCGCGCCACCCCGAAAGCGTGCCGGTCAATGCGCTGGTTCCGGTCAAGGGGACGGTGCTTGGCGACATGTTCGCGGGCGAGCGACTGATCGACGACATCGAGTTCGTGCGCACCGTCGCGGTCGCGCGAATCACGATGCCGCGAAGCATGGTCCGATTGTCGGCGGGGCGCGAAAGCATGAGCGAGGCGACGCAGGCGTTGTGCTTCATGGCGGGCGCCAATTCGATCTTTACCGGCGACAAGCTGCTGACCACCGCCAATGCCGGGGACAGCAAGGACGCGGCCCTGTTTGCGAAGCTGGGCCTGGTGCCGATGAGCGCCGAGGAACCGATGCGCAGCGCGGTCGCGGCGTGA
- a CDS encoding lysophospholipid acyltransferase family protein: MRWVLVGLFKRRGWRVSGPKPTAPKFVFVGAPHTSNWDFAIFLGVTDALGVRPSFTGKRSLFRWPMRRFMLDMGGIPVDRSKRAKFVEHVVAEFDRRDELALVIAPEGTRTSDGQWRSGFYHIAMGAGVPIVPAWVNRARRRGMIGPAIMPTGDYRADLAKLAAFYRSMEPDNPRFKRIEDGIAAADLSKAAPDTLGGQP; encoded by the coding sequence GTGCGGTGGGTCCTCGTCGGCCTGTTCAAGCGGCGCGGGTGGCGAGTGAGCGGCCCCAAGCCGACCGCGCCGAAGTTCGTCTTCGTCGGGGCACCGCATACGTCGAACTGGGACTTTGCCATCTTCCTCGGCGTGACCGACGCGCTTGGCGTCCGTCCCAGTTTCACCGGCAAGCGGAGCCTGTTCCGCTGGCCGATGCGGCGCTTCATGTTGGACATGGGCGGCATTCCCGTCGACCGGTCCAAGCGCGCGAAGTTCGTCGAGCATGTCGTCGCCGAATTCGATCGCCGCGATGAGCTTGCACTAGTCATCGCACCCGAGGGGACGCGCACGTCGGACGGGCAGTGGCGATCGGGTTTCTACCATATCGCGATGGGGGCGGGGGTGCCGATCGTGCCGGCCTGGGTCAATCGCGCGCGGCGGCGCGGGATGATCGGCCCGGCGATCATGCCGACGGGCGACTATCGCGCCGACCTTGCGAAGCTGGCGGCTTTCTATCGGTCGATGGAGCCCGACAATCCGCGCTTCAAGAGGATCGAGGACGGCATTGCCGCCGCCGATCTTTCCAAGGCGGCCCCCGACACGCTAGGCGGTCAGCCATGA
- a CDS encoding acetyl/propionyl/methylcrotonyl-CoA carboxylase subunit alpha translates to MITSLLIANRGEIACRIIRTARDMGIRTVAVYSDADANALHVRMADEAVHIGPSPARESYLVGDKIIAAAKSSGAEAIHPGYGFLSENAEFAQAVIDAGLVWVGPKPASITAMGLKDAAKTLMAAAGVPVTPGYMGEDQTPERLQREADGIGYPVLIKAVAGGGGKGMRKVDAAADFLDALESCQREAASSFGNDVVLIEKWIESPRHIEVQVFGDAHGNVVHLFERDCSLQRRHQKVIEEAPAPGMDEATRAAVCGAAVKAAQAVDYEGAGTIEFIADASDGLRADRIWFMEMNTRLQVEHPVTEEITGVDLVEWQLRVASGEPLPKRQDELTIDGWAIEARLYAEDPAKGFLPSVGTLEHFDLGDEGDDFWGRVETGVEEGDEVSPFYDPMIAKLIAHGDDRDEAIAGLVDILDEIEVWPVRTNAGFLFNALLHPDFQDATIDTGFIARESDSLVPDAEPDDAVWRGAAAVALAEDEDEPGFGELAGFRLNGARNASVALGQGGKFRTIALDDEGEVAPVAGFRDEERVVVFLEGQAFAFDRSARGSVGAAAGDGAILSPMPGKVTSVEVAAGDAVTKGQRLLTLEAMKMEHGLTAPFDGVVAELNASAGAQVAVDALLVKIEKKEAS, encoded by the coding sequence ATGATCACTTCCCTGCTTATCGCCAACCGCGGCGAGATCGCCTGCCGCATCATTCGCACCGCGCGTGACATGGGGATCCGCACCGTCGCGGTCTATTCGGACGCGGACGCGAACGCGCTGCATGTCCGCATGGCCGACGAGGCGGTCCACATCGGCCCGTCGCCGGCGCGCGAATCCTATCTGGTCGGCGACAAGATCATTGCCGCGGCCAAATCGTCCGGGGCCGAGGCGATCCACCCGGGATATGGCTTCCTCAGCGAAAATGCCGAGTTCGCGCAGGCCGTGATCGACGCCGGACTGGTGTGGGTCGGGCCGAAGCCCGCGAGCATCACCGCGATGGGGCTGAAGGACGCCGCCAAGACGCTGATGGCGGCGGCGGGCGTGCCGGTGACGCCGGGCTACATGGGCGAAGACCAGACGCCCGAGCGGCTGCAGCGCGAGGCCGATGGGATTGGTTATCCAGTGCTGATCAAGGCGGTCGCGGGCGGCGGCGGCAAGGGCATGCGCAAGGTCGATGCCGCGGCCGATTTCCTAGACGCGCTGGAAAGCTGTCAGCGCGAGGCGGCGAGCAGCTTCGGCAACGACGTCGTGCTGATCGAAAAATGGATCGAGAGCCCGCGCCATATCGAGGTCCAGGTGTTCGGCGATGCCCATGGCAATGTCGTCCACCTGTTCGAACGCGATTGCTCGCTGCAGCGGCGCCACCAGAAGGTGATCGAGGAAGCGCCCGCGCCGGGCATGGACGAAGCGACGCGCGCGGCGGTGTGCGGGGCCGCGGTCAAGGCGGCGCAGGCAGTCGACTACGAGGGCGCGGGGACGATCGAATTCATCGCCGACGCGAGCGACGGGCTTCGCGCCGACCGCATCTGGTTCATGGAGATGAACACCCGGCTTCAGGTCGAGCATCCGGTGACCGAGGAAATCACCGGGGTCGACTTGGTCGAGTGGCAATTGCGCGTGGCGAGCGGCGAGCCGCTGCCGAAGAGGCAGGACGAGCTGACCATCGACGGCTGGGCGATCGAGGCGCGGCTGTATGCGGAGGATCCGGCGAAGGGCTTCCTTCCGAGCGTCGGCACGCTCGAGCATTTCGACCTTGGCGACGAGGGCGACGACTTCTGGGGCCGGGTCGAAACCGGGGTCGAGGAAGGCGATGAGGTTTCGCCGTTCTACGATCCGATGATCGCCAAGCTGATCGCGCACGGCGACGACCGCGACGAGGCGATCGCGGGCCTGGTCGACATTCTCGACGAGATCGAAGTGTGGCCGGTGCGGACCAACGCGGGCTTCCTGTTCAACGCCTTGCTGCATCCCGATTTCCAGGATGCGACGATCGACACCGGCTTCATCGCGCGCGAAAGCGACTCGCTGGTGCCCGATGCCGAGCCTGATGACGCCGTCTGGCGCGGGGCGGCCGCGGTGGCGCTTGCCGAGGATGAGGACGAGCCCGGCTTTGGCGAGTTGGCGGGCTTCCGCCTCAACGGTGCGCGCAACGCGTCGGTGGCATTGGGGCAGGGCGGCAAATTCCGCACGATCGCGCTCGACGACGAGGGCGAGGTCGCCCCGGTCGCGGGCTTCCGCGACGAAGAGCGCGTGGTCGTCTTCCTCGAAGGGCAGGCTTTTGCGTTCGACCGTTCGGCGCGCGGATCGGTCGGCGCGGCGGCGGGCGATGGCGCGATCCTGTCGCCGATGCCGGGCAAGGTGACCTCGGTCGAAGTGGCCGCGGGCGACGCAGTGACCAAGGGTCAGCGGCTGCTGACGCTGGAAGCGATGAAGATGGAGCATGGGCTGACCGCGCCGTTTGACGGAGTGGTCGCCGAACTCAATGCAAGTGCAGGCGCGCAGGTCGCGGTCGACGCGCTGCTGGTGAAAATCGAAAAGAAGGAAGCATCATGA
- a CDS encoding SDR family NAD(P)-dependent oxidoreductase: MKIDGTAAVVTGGASGLGEATARALAAKGAKVAIFDRDSERGERVAGEIGGVFCEVDVTSDDKVAAAFEKARAAHGQERILVNCAGVANAVKTVGKDKATGELKRYPMHQFELAIGINLVGTFRCISHSAYGMVASEPMDDGERGVIINTASVAAEDGQIGQAAYSASKGGVLAMALPIARDLMNDGVRVNTILPGIFKTPMMAMMPQNVQDALAAQVPFPKRLGTAEEYGKLAVFIVENVYLNAESIRLDGGIRMAPR; encoded by the coding sequence ATGAAGATCGACGGAACAGCGGCAGTCGTCACCGGCGGCGCATCGGGACTGGGCGAAGCGACCGCGCGGGCGCTGGCGGCGAAGGGCGCCAAGGTCGCCATCTTTGACCGGGATTCCGAGCGCGGCGAAAGGGTCGCTGGTGAGATCGGCGGGGTATTCTGCGAAGTCGACGTGACCAGCGACGACAAGGTCGCGGCGGCGTTCGAAAAGGCGCGCGCCGCGCACGGGCAGGAGCGGATCCTGGTCAACTGCGCGGGTGTCGCCAACGCGGTCAAGACGGTCGGCAAGGACAAGGCGACGGGGGAGCTGAAGCGTTATCCGATGCACCAGTTCGAACTGGCGATTGGGATCAACCTGGTCGGCACCTTCCGGTGCATCAGCCATTCGGCGTACGGAATGGTCGCGAGTGAGCCGATGGACGACGGCGAGCGCGGGGTGATCATCAACACCGCCTCGGTCGCGGCCGAGGATGGGCAGATCGGGCAGGCGGCCTATTCGGCATCGAAGGGCGGCGTGCTGGCGATGGCGCTGCCGATCGCGCGCGACCTGATGAACGACGGCGTTCGCGTGAACACGATCCTGCCCGGCATCTTCAAGACGCCGATGATGGCGATGATGCCGCAGAATGTTCAGGACGCGCTGGCGGCGCAGGTGCCCTTCCCGAAGCGGCTCGGCACCGCGGAGGAATATGGCAAGCTGGCGGTGTTCATCGTCGAGAATGTCTACCTCAACGCCGAGAGCATTCGCCTGGACGGCGGCATCCGGATGGCGCCGCGTTGA
- the cysQ gene encoding 3'(2'),5'-bisphosphate nucleotidase CysQ, whose translation MIENEAQLLEALVVASRAAGAEILKLVAAGFEVETKSDLSPVTVCDRAAEAVILDALAKAAPGVPVIAEEEVAEGRIPSHGDTYFLVDPLDGTKEFVRGGDDYTVNIGLIVGGTPRLGVVYQPATDRLWGGVVGGGAFVEDSAGRHPIRTRELGEERDAVASKSHFNQATADYLEQAVGACGHVSVGSSLKFCIVAEGKADIYPRLSPTSEWDTAAGHAILLAAGGRVDGTDGSPLAYGKTAFLNRGFCATAGWEAPAIGPYLEMFGGGGDLPQGV comes from the coding sequence TTGATCGAAAACGAAGCCCAGTTGCTCGAAGCCCTGGTCGTCGCCTCGCGCGCGGCCGGGGCCGAGATATTGAAGCTGGTCGCGGCAGGTTTCGAGGTCGAGACCAAGTCCGACCTGTCGCCGGTGACGGTTTGCGATCGCGCGGCGGAGGCGGTCATACTCGACGCGCTGGCCAAAGCGGCACCGGGCGTTCCGGTGATCGCGGAGGAGGAAGTCGCCGAGGGGCGGATTCCGAGCCATGGCGATACTTATTTCCTGGTCGATCCGCTTGACGGGACGAAGGAATTCGTCCGCGGCGGCGATGATTACACGGTCAATATCGGGTTGATCGTGGGCGGCACGCCTCGGCTTGGCGTGGTCTACCAGCCCGCGACCGACCGCCTGTGGGGCGGAGTCGTCGGCGGCGGGGCGTTCGTCGAGGATTCGGCCGGGCGTCATCCGATCCGAACGCGCGAACTGGGCGAGGAACGCGACGCGGTCGCGTCCAAGTCGCACTTCAACCAAGCGACCGCCGACTATCTGGAGCAGGCGGTCGGCGCCTGCGGGCACGTGTCGGTCGGATCGAGCCTTAAGTTCTGCATCGTCGCGGAAGGCAAGGCGGACATCTATCCGCGGCTGTCGCCCACCAGCGAGTGGGACACGGCGGCGGGTCATGCGATCCTGCTGGCCGCGGGCGGGCGCGTCGACGGGACCGATGGGTCGCCGCTGGCCTATGGAAAGACAGCGTTCCTCAATCGCGGATTCTGCGCGACGGCGGGATGGGAAGCGCCCGCGATCGGGCCCTATCTGGAAATGTTCGGCGGCGGCGGCGACCTGCCGCAGGGCGTCTAA
- a CDS encoding MarR family winged helix-turn-helix transcriptional regulator: MDNSAYPQSFAFADYAGPPPVLIAASTAAAHDRAAQEIEAAGLRIAPISIAEAPARLSLQAAASALWVELDEEDDGDALLDRIEADAGERFPAIVAAPMSMIDRVFARLGGGATEVLIDPTPSDRVAALSLALASRSDGGVLHDVAAEPSAQRLRQLSEEVSRIAATLARLSTGPAVATLDRPEPAAQPGEAPAVASETIRQIIRARRLRARFFAEDLFADPAWDMLLDLLAAEIAQHRVPVSSLCIAASVPPTTALRWIKTMTDNGLFKRRADPHDGRRVFVELAPDASNALRRYFGEVGKMTVI; this comes from the coding sequence ATGGACAATAGCGCGTACCCTCAGTCCTTCGCTTTCGCCGATTATGCGGGGCCGCCGCCGGTCCTGATCGCGGCCTCGACCGCCGCGGCGCACGACCGCGCGGCGCAGGAAATCGAAGCAGCGGGTTTGCGGATCGCGCCCATTTCGATCGCAGAAGCGCCGGCGCGGTTGTCGCTGCAGGCGGCCGCAAGCGCGCTATGGGTCGAGCTTGACGAAGAAGATGACGGCGACGCGCTGCTCGATCGGATCGAGGCGGATGCGGGTGAACGCTTTCCCGCGATCGTCGCGGCGCCAATGTCGATGATCGACCGGGTGTTCGCGCGGCTTGGGGGCGGCGCGACCGAAGTCCTGATCGATCCAACGCCTTCGGACCGGGTCGCTGCCCTCTCGCTCGCGCTGGCGTCGCGATCGGATGGGGGCGTGCTGCACGACGTTGCCGCCGAACCGAGCGCGCAGCGGTTGCGGCAATTGTCCGAGGAGGTCAGCCGGATCGCGGCGACCCTGGCGCGCCTGTCGACCGGGCCGGCGGTCGCCACGCTCGACCGTCCCGAGCCGGCCGCGCAGCCGGGCGAAGCGCCCGCGGTGGCGAGCGAGACCATCCGCCAGATCATTCGCGCGCGTCGGTTGCGCGCGCGCTTCTTCGCCGAAGATCTGTTCGCGGATCCCGCCTGGGACATGCTGCTCGATCTGTTGGCGGCGGAGATCGCGCAGCACCGCGTGCCGGTGTCGTCGTTGTGCATCGCCGCGTCGGTTCCGCCCACGACCGCGCTTCGCTGGATCAAGACGATGACGGACAACGGCCTGTTCAAGCGCCGCGCCGACCCGCACGACGGGCGGCGGGTGTTCGTCGAATTGGCGCCCGACGCGAGCAATGCGTTGCGGCGGTACTTTGGCGAAGTCGGCAAGATGACGGTCATCTGA
- a CDS encoding helix-turn-helix transcriptional regulator: MITRIREVRCARGLTLDEVARRCSPPTTPQTVGRLETGTRTVSVGWLNRIATALGVEASDLVDHPDRAELPVAAILGHNGVTAPRRAALVVPPKVGPGQMAITVASSVGDYRAGDEIWCERLEADAYGQALNRDLLVPRPAGRFLFGRLIGREDGKLHLLPPGAGGRQSVIADPPWAAVAVRLVRAL, from the coding sequence GTGATTACGAGGATCCGCGAAGTCAGGTGCGCGCGAGGTTTGACGCTCGACGAGGTTGCTCGCCGCTGCTCTCCACCCACCACTCCGCAGACGGTTGGCCGATTGGAAACAGGCACGAGAACCGTTTCGGTTGGCTGGCTCAACCGAATCGCAACCGCGTTGGGAGTCGAGGCGTCCGACCTCGTCGATCACCCCGATCGCGCCGAGCTGCCCGTCGCCGCGATCCTTGGCCACAATGGCGTGACCGCGCCGCGGCGGGCCGCGCTGGTGGTCCCGCCCAAGGTCGGCCCGGGTCAGATGGCGATCACGGTCGCGTCGAGCGTTGGCGATTATCGCGCCGGTGACGAAATCTGGTGTGAGCGGCTTGAGGCCGACGCCTACGGCCAGGCGCTGAACCGCGACCTCCTCGTCCCTCGTCCCGCCGGGCGCTTCCTGTTCGGCCGACTGATCGGGCGTGAGGATGGCAAGCTCCACCTGCTCCCCCCGGGTGCCGGCGGCCGCCAGAGCGTGATCGCCGATCCTCCGTGGGCAGCGGTCGCGGTGCGGCTTGTGCGCGCGCTTTGA
- a CDS encoding DUF6456 domain-containing protein — protein sequence MSNRLIAERAIEGDVVVARKGAGRAARSVAVNLSESPLGWLLSRGHLTRRQYEAGERLRLDWERSQLPPRVTMAWNPAPVSRGKGGAAPDIDLNGSQIDARRRFEAAVEAAGPGLSDILWRIVCAGEGMRDAETALGWPARAGKLVLSMALDRVGDHFRMPRSA from the coding sequence ATGTCGAACCGCCTGATCGCCGAGCGTGCCATCGAGGGAGATGTCGTCGTTGCAAGGAAGGGGGCGGGCAGAGCCGCGCGGTCGGTCGCGGTCAATCTTTCCGAAAGTCCGCTCGGATGGCTGTTGTCGCGCGGGCATCTGACCCGCCGTCAATATGAGGCTGGCGAGCGACTGCGGCTCGACTGGGAGCGCAGTCAGTTGCCGCCGCGCGTGACGATGGCCTGGAACCCGGCGCCCGTGTCGCGCGGGAAGGGAGGGGCCGCGCCCGACATCGACCTCAATGGATCGCAAATCGACGCGCGGCGTCGGTTCGAAGCGGCGGTCGAGGCGGCGGGTCCGGGGCTGTCCGACATTCTGTGGCGCATCGTCTGTGCCGGAGAGGGCATGCGCGATGCCGAGACCGCGCTCGGTTGGCCGGCGCGCGCGGGGAAGTTGGTGCTTTCGATGGCGCTCGACCGGGTCGGCGATCACTTCCGGATGCCGCGAAGCGCTTGA
- a CDS encoding glutathione S-transferase family protein, with amino-acid sequence MIIYGSSLSPYVRKVLVVASEKGVPFDLKTIGLGDPDPAFRAASPFGKMPALVDGDYALSDSSAIAHYLEAKFPDPALIPADAQQRGKVIWFEEFADTMLMECGRKMFFNRVVAPRFLKREGNAEVADKAEREELPPLLDYLEGALAGRDYLVGESLTLADIAVASVLVNLEHCGAAVEAGRWPGVAAFGARIHARPSFTAFLERERAALARPLA; translated from the coding sequence ATGATCATCTATGGGTCCAGCCTGTCGCCCTATGTCCGCAAGGTTCTTGTCGTCGCGAGCGAGAAGGGGGTACCCTTCGACCTCAAGACGATCGGCCTTGGCGATCCCGATCCGGCGTTCCGCGCGGCCAGTCCGTTCGGGAAGATGCCGGCGCTGGTCGACGGCGATTACGCGCTCAGCGATTCAAGCGCGATCGCTCATTATCTGGAGGCGAAATTTCCCGATCCGGCGCTGATCCCGGCCGATGCGCAGCAGCGGGGGAAGGTCATCTGGTTCGAGGAATTTGCCGACACGATGCTGATGGAATGCGGGCGCAAGATGTTCTTCAATCGCGTGGTCGCGCCGCGCTTCCTCAAGCGGGAAGGGAATGCCGAAGTGGCCGACAAGGCCGAGCGCGAGGAATTGCCGCCGCTGCTCGATTATCTCGAGGGCGCGCTCGCGGGCCGAGATTATTTGGTCGGGGAGAGTCTGACGCTGGCGGACATCGCGGTAGCGAGCGTCTTGGTGAATCTGGAGCATTGCGGCGCGGCGGTGGAGGCCGGTCGCTGGCCGGGTGTTGCCGCATTCGGGGCGAGGATCCACGCGCGACCGTCGTTCACGGCGTTCCTGGAACGCGAGCGGGCGGCGCTGGCGCGGCCGCTGGCCTGA
- the rplI gene encoding 50S ribosomal protein L9, translating to MEVILLERVEKLGAIGDIVTVKNGFARNFLLPNKKALRANASNKKLFEANRAKIEADNASRRSEAEVASKDVDGKTVQLIRQASNTGQLYGSVSARDIVEALEADGAKVTKSQVVLQRPIKSIGMHEVKVVLHAEVAVTVKVNVARSPEEAELQAQGVDVMAAMFEKDEAGFTEDYDPNAEPGATADADATDEAAPAEASEGDAA from the coding sequence ATGGAAGTCATCCTGCTCGAGCGCGTCGAGAAACTCGGCGCCATCGGTGACATCGTCACCGTCAAGAACGGCTTTGCCCGCAATTTCCTTCTTCCCAACAAGAAGGCCCTGCGCGCCAACGCCAGCAACAAGAAGCTGTTCGAAGCTAACCGCGCCAAGATCGAAGCCGACAATGCGTCGCGTCGTTCGGAAGCCGAAGTCGCTTCCAAGGACGTCGACGGCAAGACCGTCCAGCTCATCCGCCAGGCATCGAACACCGGCCAGCTTTACGGTTCGGTTTCGGCCCGCGACATCGTCGAAGCCCTTGAGGCCGACGGTGCCAAGGTCACCAAGAGCCAGGTCGTTCTGCAGCGTCCGATCAAGTCGATCGGCATGCATGAAGTGAAGGTCGTTCTCCACGCCGAAGTGGCGGTGACCGTCAAGGTAAACGTCGCTCGCTCGCCGGAGGAAGCAGAGCTTCAGGCGCAGGGCGTCGACGTGATGGCGGCGATGTTCGAAAAGGACGAAGCCGGCTTCACCGAGGATTACGATCCCAACGCCGAGCCGGGCGCGACTGCGGACGCGGATGCGACCGACGAAGCAGCGCCGGCGGAAGCCAGCGAAGGCGACGCCGCCTAA
- the rpsR gene encoding 30S ribosomal protein S18, whose product MARPFFRRRKSCPFSGKGAPVIDYKDVRLLQGFVSERGKIVPSRITAVSTKKQRELAKAIKRARHIGLLPYVVK is encoded by the coding sequence ATGGCTCGTCCCTTTTTCCGCCGCCGCAAGAGCTGCCCGTTCTCGGGCAAGGGCGCCCCGGTCATCGACTATAAGGACGTCCGCTTGCTTCAGGGCTTCGTGTCCGAGCGTGGCAAGATCGTCCCGAGCCGCATCACCGCGGTGAGCACCAAGAAGCAGCGCGAGCTGGCCAAGGCGATCAAGCGCGCCCGCCACATCGGCCTGCTTCCCTATGTCGTGAAGTAA
- the rpsF gene encoding 30S ribosomal protein S6 has translation MPLYEHVFLARQDLAQAQVDTLAENATKIIADNGGKVTKTETWGLRGLAYRIAKNRKAHYVMLDVDAPPAAIAELERQTGINEDIIRFMTIRVDAHEAGPSAMMRKSERSERGDRGDRGPRRDDRGDRGDRGDRPERAPRAEQEA, from the coding sequence ATGCCTCTTTACGAGCATGTTTTCCTCGCGCGTCAGGATCTGGCTCAAGCCCAGGTCGATACGCTCGCGGAAAACGCGACCAAGATCATCGCCGACAACGGCGGCAAGGTCACCAAGACGGAAACCTGGGGCCTGCGCGGCCTCGCTTACCGCATCGCCAAGAACCGCAAGGCCCATTACGTCATGCTCGACGTCGATGCCCCGCCCGCGGCGATCGCCGAGCTGGAGCGCCAGACCGGTATCAACGAAGACATCATCCGCTTCATGACCATTCGCGTCGACGCCCACGAGGCCGGCCCGTCGGCCATGATGCGCAAGTCGGAGCGCAGCGAGCGCGGCGACCGTGGTGATCGTGGCCCGCGCCGCGACGACCGTGGCGACCGTGGTGACCGCGGCGACCGTCCCGAGCGCGCCCCGCGCGCCGAGCAGGAGGCTTAA
- a CDS encoding lysozyme inhibitor LprI family protein has product MKKLWIGATLLASVPVAAQGQPAAGPNPATTAASPPARLSEAQANARRTPQFKRCMNSGDAARGVTMGMNNCLGAETKRQDAKLNATYRRIMARQSTRGKTRLQMLQRAWIPERDATCKRASDEARGGTLSTILFSDCIITETIRRTAWLERYRG; this is encoded by the coding sequence ATGAAGAAGTTGTGGATCGGTGCAACCTTGCTGGCGAGCGTTCCTGTCGCGGCGCAGGGCCAACCCGCCGCGGGCCCGAACCCGGCGACCACGGCGGCCAGTCCGCCCGCCCGGTTGAGCGAGGCGCAGGCCAATGCGCGCCGTACGCCGCAGTTCAAACGCTGCATGAACAGCGGCGACGCCGCGCGCGGGGTGACGATGGGGATGAACAATTGCCTTGGCGCGGAGACGAAGCGGCAGGACGCGAAGCTTAATGCCACCTATCGCCGTATTATGGCGCGCCAGTCCACGCGGGGGAAGACGCGGCTGCAGATGCTGCAGCGGGCGTGGATCCCCGAACGTGACGCGACCTGCAAGCGCGCGTCGGACGAGGCGCGGGGCGGGACGCTGAGCACGATCCTGTTCAGCGATTGCATCATCACCGAGACGATTCGCCGGACGGCCTGGCTAGAACGCTATCGCGGCTGA